One window of the Thermococcus sp. genome contains the following:
- the porD gene encoding pyruvate synthase subunit PorD — protein sequence MTESPFKADIERVQKEYSEKMTPGAIAYIPGSSVINKTGSWRVFMPEFNRDKCVRCYLCYIYCPEPAIYLDEENYPVFDYDYCKGCGICANECPTNAIVMVRESK from the coding sequence ATGACTGAGAGCCCGTTTAAGGCCGACATTGAGAGGGTTCAGAAGGAGTATAGCGAAAAGATGACTCCCGGAGCGATTGCCTACATCCCGGGAAGTAGCGTAATCAACAAGACCGGTTCCTGGAGAGTCTTCATGCCAGAATTCAACCGCGACAAGTGCGTTAGGTGTTATCTCTGCTATATCTACTGCCCGGAGCCGGCCATATACCTTGACGAGGAGAACTACCCGGTTTTTGACTACGACTACTGTAAGGGTTGCGGAATCTGCGCCAACGAGTGCCCGACAAACGCTATAGTTATGGTTAGAGAGAGCAAGTGA